From the genome of Alosa sapidissima isolate fAloSap1 chromosome 14, fAloSap1.pri, whole genome shotgun sequence, one region includes:
- the kcnq1.1 gene encoding potassium voltage-gated channel subfamily KQT member 1.1 isoform X1, giving the protein MSSPTGNNANAWNIAGSSIPLQGSTPSELEMSEKTSNALYDTVQSGTPCSKNTLTIPQNQTTMGRKKSIEDITVRTVAGQRRASHLHGLNLNPRMSVYSTTRPVLTRGYVQGRVYNFLERPSGWKCFVYHFAVFLIVLACLILSVLSTIDQYQALAHGTLFWVEIVLVVFFGVEYVVRLWSAGCRSKYVGVLGRLRFARKPISIIDLIVVLASVVVLAVGSNGQVFATSAVRGIRFLQILRMLHVDRQGGTWRLLGSVVFIHRQELITTLYIGFLGLIFSSYFVYLAEKDAVDSSGVTEFGSYADALWWGVVTVTTIGYGDKVPQTWIGKTIASCFSVFAISFFALPAGILGSGFALKVQQKQRQKHFNRQIPAAACLIQSSWRCVAVENHDSATYKMFVKRRPALPSSAIYSPKPKKTVKIKRKQRSTEKDNGPSSPTVPSITYDFDDGRDGSDVYNTQQSVGTPAMRRWDRQSSWTSISSFQFSPPPVKKSSGLLEVHSPPPLQRNSSFPDDLELEADILLLPVTHVSQMRDSHRVAIRVILRMKYFVAKKRFQQARKPYDVRDVIEQYSQGHLNLMVRIKELQRRLDQSLGKLSLFQTSSERAKDKGTNTIGSRLNRMEDKITRMDQTLSRLADSLNLMLAGMGQQAGSSRRGSRQEDRLGVSPHTLSGPAHAYDQLPVPPAPPSNEESA; this is encoded by the exons ATGTCCTCTCCGACAGGGAATAACGCAAACGCTTGGAATATAGCGGGGTCGTCCATACCTCTGCAGGGAAGCACACCGTCTGAGCTGGAAATGTCCGAAAAGACATCTAATGCATTATATGACACTGTTCAATCTGGGACTCCTTGTAGCAAGAATACCCTAACGATTCCACAAAATCAAACTACCATGGGGAGAAAAAAGAGCATTGAAGACATCACTGTCCGCACAGTGGCGGGCCAACGACGGGCATCCCACCTGCATGGACTTAACCTCAACCCCCGGATGTCTGTGTACAGTACCACTCGCCCTGTGCTCACCAGAGGTTACGTCCAAGGACGCGTCTACAACTTTTTGGAGAGACCATCCGGGTGGAAATGTTTTGTATATCACTTCGCAGT GTTTCTCATTGTCCTGGCTTGCTTAATCCTCAGTGTGCTTTCCACTATCGATCAGTACCAGGCCTTGGCTCATGGAACACTCTTCTGGGTG GAAATTGTGCTTGTGGTGTTTTTTGGCGTAGAGTATGTGGTCAGACTCTGGTCAGCTGGATGCCGGAGTAAATATGTGGGCGTCTTGGGAAGGCTGCGATTTGCCAGGAAACCCATCTCCATCATCG ACCTGATTGTGGTGCTGGCCTCTGTCGTTGTGCTTGCTGTGGGCTCCAATGGCCAAGTGTTTGCGACCTCTGCAGTCCG GGGGATTCGCTTCCTGCAGATCCTGCGGATGCTGCATGTGGACAGGCAGGGGGGAACCTGGCGCCTCCTGGGCTCTGTGGTCTTCATCCACCGACAG gAGCTGATCACTACACTGTACATTGGTTTCCTAGGCCTCATCTTCTCCTCCTACTTTGTGTACCTGGCAGAGAAGGACGCAGTGGACAGCAGCGGCGTAACAGAGTTTGGCAGCTATGCTGACGCTCTCTGGTGGGGAGTG GTGACTGTCACAACAATAGGTTATGGAGATAAGGTTCCACAGACTTGGATTGGGAAAACCATTGCATCCTGCTTCTCTGTCTTTGCCATCTCCTTTTTCGCCCTGCCAGCA GGGATCCTGGGCTCCGGGTTCGCTTTGAAGGTCCAACAGAAGCAGAGGCAGAAGCACTTCAACAGGCAGATCCCAGCTGCTGCCTGTCTCATCCAG TCTTCCTGGAGGTGTGTTGCCGTGGAGAATCATGACTCAGCCACGTACAAGATGTTTGTCAAGAGGAGGCCAGCGCTCCCCAGCTCCGCAATTTACAGCCCAAAGCCCAAGAAAACG GTAAAGATTAAGAGGAAACAGCGCAGCACGGAGAAGGACAACGGTCCCAGTTCTCCCACTGTGCCCAGCATCACCTACGACTTTGATGACGGGAGAGACGGCAGTGACGTGtacaacacacaacagtcaG TGGGAACTCCTGCTATGAGAAGATGGG ACCGGCAGTCATCCTGGACCTCCATTTCCTCTTTCCAGTTCTCCCCACCCCCAG tgaaGAAGAGCTCAGGGCTCCTGGAGGTGcactcccctcccccactccaGAGGAACAGCAGCTTCCCTGATGACCTGGAGCTGGAGGCAGACATCCTGCTGCTGCCGGTCACTCATGTGTCCCA GATGCGGGACTCTCACAGAGTGGCCATTCGTGTGATCCTGCGTATGAAGTACTTTGTGGCAAAGAAAAGATTTCAG CAAGCACGCAAGCCCTATGATGTACGGGATGTCATCGAGCAGTACTCTCAAGGCCATTTAAACCTCATGGTGCGCATCAAGGAGCTGCAGAGGAG ATTGGATCAGTCACTGGGGAAACTGTCTCTGTTTCAAACCAGTTCAG AACGGGCTAAAGACAAAGGCACCAACACTATTGGCTCCAGACTCAACAGAATGGAAGATAAG